One Vigna unguiculata cultivar IT97K-499-35 chromosome 7, ASM411807v1, whole genome shotgun sequence genomic region harbors:
- the LOC114192298 gene encoding transcription repressor OFP16-like: protein MPNTRNLRHLNLNMCCSNSATPDSETPPLSPITTSSHHNIHSASPSSIMIKNFNSIYDPTLTSNNSFTSTFFSTTTFFEPEPEPQPADFATACASQRFFFSSPGHSNSLLQYTNKATQHHSPSLREDGADVEKTKMNKKVPFKGSVAVATYSPDPYVDFRRSMQEMVEARPELMDVKSNWNVLHELLLCYLALNPKNTHKFILGAFADLLVSLMSF from the coding sequence ATGCCAAACACGAGAAATCTGAGGCACCTCAACCTCAACATGTGCTGCTCAAACTCAGCTACTCCTGACTCAGAAACTCCACCATTGAGCCCCATTACTACTTCCTCACATCACAACATTCACTCTGCATCTCCTTCTTCCATTATGATAAAGAACTTCAACTCTATCTATGACCCTACCTTAACCTCTAACAACTCTTTCACCTCCACTTTCTTCTCCACCACCACCTTCTTCGAACCAGAACCCGAACCTCAACCCGCCGACTTCGCCACCGCTTGTGCCTCCCAGAGGTTCTTCTTCTCCTCTCCCGGCCACTCAAACTCCCTCCTTCAATACACCAACAAAGCCACCCAACACCACTCGCCGTCGCTGAGAGAAGATGGCGCTGATGTTGAGAAGACGAAGATGAATAAGAAGGTGCCGTTCAAGGGGAGCGTGGCGGTGGCCACGTACTCGCCGGACCCTTACGTGGATTTCCGGCGGTCGATGCAGGAGATGGTGGAGGCGCGTCCGGAGCTGATGGACGTGAAGTCGAACTGGAATGTGTTGCACGAGCTTCTTCTCTGCTATCTTGCGCTCAACCCAAAGAACACCCACAAGTTCATTCTTGGTGCTTTTGCTGATCTCCTCGTTAGCCTCATGTCTTTCTAG